One Clostridium estertheticum DNA segment encodes these proteins:
- a CDS encoding glycosyltransferase family 2 protein — translation MYQIHNPKVSVIITCYNYGEFLNAAIYSCLSSTFDDIEIIVVNDGSTDPYTLEVFDKLNYKNLRVIHQKNKGLPAARNTGIQSALGKYILPVDADDLINPILIEKEYKILEERPDIGFVTHWTQAFGTEDYIWSVPPFNVKTLLERNIVCVTSLFRKRAWADAGGYNEQMNEGFEDWDFWVSLAQQGWLGYTLEEILFYYRRHGDTMLTGALRKYQYLHNRIRNNHLELYEKYGL, via the coding sequence ATGTACCAGATTCATAACCCAAAGGTTAGTGTGATAATTACATGCTATAACTATGGGGAATTCCTTAATGCTGCTATTTATTCTTGTTTAAGTTCAACTTTTGATGACATTGAAATTATTGTTGTAAATGACGGGTCAACTGATCCTTATACCTTAGAAGTATTTGATAAACTTAACTATAAAAATTTACGTGTTATTCATCAAAAAAATAAAGGTTTACCTGCTGCAAGAAATACAGGTATACAAAGTGCACTTGGAAAATATATACTTCCTGTAGATGCTGATGACTTAATTAATCCTATTTTAATTGAAAAAGAATATAAAATTCTTGAAGAAAGACCGGACATTGGTTTTGTAACTCACTGGACTCAGGCATTTGGTACTGAGGATTATATTTGGTCTGTTCCTCCTTTTAATGTAAAAACCTTATTAGAGAGAAATATTGTTTGTGTTACTTCTTTATTTAGAAAAAGAGCGTGGGCAGATGCAGGCGGATATAATGAACAAATGAATGAGGGATTTGAAGATTGGGATTTTTGGGTTTCACTAGCTCAGCAGGGATGGTTAGGATATACTCTTGAAGAAATTCTTTTTTATTATAGACGTCATGGTGATACTATGTTAACTGGGGCCTTAAGGAAATATCAATATCTTCATAATAGAATTAGAAATAATCACCTAGAATTATATGAAAAGTATGGGTTATAA
- a CDS encoding glycosyltransferase gives MEIFQDLKLNDIAKRPKIALIIDIHDWAFANIAKQLEKYLSEYFEFKIIAMADIHHLNMLIELTKDCELIHFFWRPQVMIFDERYVKNNLNISTAVYDHLFLDVDSLSINKKIFKISPNYYVSSEKLYNIYSNLPFCNKPKVIVEDGVDLNLFKPINIERFKNVSNREMVIGWCGNSKWASGLEDFKGVETILKPAIEQLVYEGYPIKMYFADKNEKMIPHNEMVNYYSNIDLYICTSKIEGTPNPILEAIACGIPIISTDVGIVPEVFGDKQKQFILKERSIQCLKEAIKKIVSESKIFIELSEENLMQIKQWDWSIRVVYFKEFFKYCLKNKN, from the coding sequence ATGGAAATTTTTCAAGATTTAAAATTAAATGATATTGCTAAAAGGCCCAAAATTGCACTAATTATAGATATTCATGATTGGGCATTTGCAAATATTGCAAAACAATTAGAAAAATATTTAAGTGAATATTTTGAATTTAAAATTATAGCAATGGCTGATATACACCACTTAAATATGCTCATAGAATTAACAAAAGATTGCGAGTTAATTCATTTTTTTTGGAGACCTCAAGTTATGATATTTGATGAAAGATATGTAAAAAATAATTTAAATATAAGTACAGCAGTATATGACCATTTGTTTTTAGATGTCGATTCTTTAAGTATAAATAAAAAAATATTCAAAATATCACCCAATTATTATGTATCATCCGAAAAATTATATAATATATATAGTAATTTACCATTTTGTAATAAACCAAAAGTTATTGTAGAAGATGGAGTGGATTTAAATTTATTTAAGCCTATTAATATTGAAAGATTTAAAAATGTATCTAATCGTGAAATGGTAATTGGTTGGTGTGGAAATAGTAAATGGGCAAGTGGATTAGAAGATTTTAAAGGAGTAGAGACAATTCTAAAACCTGCTATTGAACAACTGGTATATGAAGGATATCCAATTAAAATGTACTTTGCAGATAAAAATGAAAAAATGATTCCCCATAATGAAATGGTAAACTATTATTCTAATATTGACCTATATATTTGTACATCTAAGATAGAAGGAACACCTAACCCTATTTTAGAGGCAATTGCATGTGGCATACCAATTATATCTACCGATGTCGGAATAGTTCCAGAAGTGTTTGGTGATAAACAAAAACAATTTATATTAAAAGAAAGGTCGATTCAGTGTTTAAAGGAAGCAATAAAAAAGATTGTATCAGAATCTAAAATATTCATTGAACTTTCCGAAGAAAATTTAATGCAAATAAAACAATGGGATTGGTCTATAAGAGTTGTATATTTCAAAGAATTTTTTAAATATTGTTTAAAAAATAAAAACTAG